The DNA window GCGCGGGTTGCGGCCGGTCGATGCCTTTCGCCGAGTGACCGAGAAATTGCCGAATCCGACCAGGCGCACTTCATCGCCGCGCTTGAGGGTGGAGGTAATGACTTCAAGCATGGTCTCGACAGCACGCGACGCATCGTTGCGGCTGAGCCCGGCGCGGTCCGCGACATGGCCGATGAGTTCCTGCTTGTTCATGCCCCGCGTCTCCCTCGTAGCGCCAAGACTCGCCCTTACCTTAAGTCAGGACTTCACCGACCTGTCCAGCCTGTGGCCTAATGCCGAACGGCAGCTCCCGGCTCGCCGACGCCTGGGTGGACCGGCGGTTCCGCGGCATGCTCGTCCGCATCGGTCCATTCGATTGCCTGAAGCGGTTCGACCAGCGCTCGCGACAGCACTTCGTCGACATGCGCGACGGGCACGATCTCAAGCCCGTCCTTCACCGCCACCGGCAGCTCGGCCAGATCCTTTTCGTTCTCAGCCGGGATCAGCACCGTGGTGATGCCGCCGCGAAGCGCCGCGAGGAGCTTTTCCTTGAGGCCGCCGATCGGAAGCACGCGGCCCCGGAGAGTCACCTCGCCGGTCATCGCAACATCGCGGCGCACCGGAACCCCCGTCAGGGTGGAGATCATTGCGGTTACCATGCCGATACCCGCGGACGGACCATCCTTCGGCACCGCTCCTTCGGGCAAGTGGACGTGGATGTCCTTGCGCGCGAAAATGGAAGGCTTCACGCCATAAGCGGGCGCACGTGCCTTGACGAAGCTCATCGCCGCCTGGATCGACTCCTGCATCACTTCGCCGAGCTTGCCGGTGGTCTTGATCTGTCCCTTGCCGGGCACCGTCACGGCTTCGATCGTCAAAAGCTCGCCGCCGACTTCGGTCCAGGCGAGGCCGGTGACCGCGCCGATCTGGTCCTCTTCCTCGCCCATCCCGTAACGATATTTCCAGACACCGAGGAATTCGCCGATATTGTCTGGGGTCACCTCGACGCGTTCGACCTTGCCCTCGAGGATCTGGCGCAGCGACTTGCGCGCAACCTTGGCGAGCTCGCGCTCAAGCGTGCGGACGCCGGCCTCGCGGGTGTAGTGCCGCATGACGCTGCGCAAGGCATCATCCGAAAAGCTCAGCTCTTCGACCTTCAACCCATGCGCGTCTATCTGCTTCGGGATCAGGTGACGCTTGGAGATCTCGACCTTTTCGTCCTCGGTGTAGCCCTCGAGGCGGATGATCTCCATGCGGTCGAGCAAAGGCTGCGGCATGTCGAGCGAGTTCGCGGTGGTCACGAACATCACGTCGCTGAGGTCGTAGTCGAGCTCCAGATAATGATCCTGGAACTTGTTGTTCTGCTCCGGATCGAGGACCTCGAGCAGCGCCGACGCAGGGTCGCCGCGGAAGTCCTGGCCAAGCTTGTCGATCTCGTCGAGCAGGAACAGCGGGTTCGACGTCCCAGCCTTCTTGATGTTCGAGATGATCTTGCCCGGTAGCGACCCGATGTAGGTGCGGCGATGGCCCCGGATCTCGGCTTCGTCGCGGACCCCGCCCAATGACTGTCGGACGAACTCGCGGCCCGTGGCACGGGCGATGGAGCGGCCGAGGGAAGTCTTGCCGACCCCCGGCGGCCCCACGAGGCAGAGGATTGGACCCTTCAGCTTGTTGGTGCGCGCCTGGACCGCGAGATATTCGACGATGCGGTCCTTCACCTTTTCCAGGCCGTAGTGGTCCTCGTCGAGGATGTTCTGGGCTTCGGCGATGTCCTTCTTCAGCTTCGACTTTTTGCCCCACGGCAGGCCCAGGAGCACGTCGAGATAATTGCGCGCGACTGTCGCCTCGGCAGACATCGGCGCCATCGCACGCAGCTTCTTCAGCTCGGCATTGGCGCGGGTCCGCGCTTCCTTAGACAGCTTGGTCTTGCGGATCTTCTCGGCGAGCTCGGCAAGCTCGTCG is part of the Sphingomicrobium sp. genome and encodes:
- a CDS encoding HU family DNA-binding protein, whose amino-acid sequence is MNKQELIGHVADRAGLSRNDASRAVETMLEVITSTLKRGDEVRLVGFGNFSVTRRKASTGRNPRTGEPMQIDASSQPKFRPGKVLKDAVQ
- the lon gene encoding endopeptidase La, with translation MTRSLPILPLRDIVVFPHRIVPLFVGRDKSVAALEAAMAADKELFLVAQLDPGEDDPDRDALYDLGVIATAMQLLKLPDGTVRVLVEGVKRARLVNLVERDGYTAAEIEEVDEEPVAGPEAQALMRSVIEQFENYAKLNKRLPPETGIQLSEIEDPSVLADAVASNLSVKVSDKQALLGELNPSRRLEMVFAFMEGELGVLQVEKKIRSRVKRQMEKTQREYYLNEQLKAIQRELGNEGEEGGDELAELAEKIRKTKLSKEARTRANAELKKLRAMAPMSAEATVARNYLDVLLGLPWGKKSKLKKDIAEAQNILDEDHYGLEKVKDRIVEYLAVQARTNKLKGPILCLVGPPGVGKTSLGRSIARATGREFVRQSLGGVRDEAEIRGHRRTYIGSLPGKIISNIKKAGTSNPLFLLDEIDKLGQDFRGDPASALLEVLDPEQNNKFQDHYLELDYDLSDVMFVTTANSLDMPQPLLDRMEIIRLEGYTEDEKVEISKRHLIPKQIDAHGLKVEELSFSDDALRSVMRHYTREAGVRTLERELAKVARKSLRQILEGKVERVEVTPDNIGEFLGVWKYRYGMGEEEDQIGAVTGLAWTEVGGELLTIEAVTVPGKGQIKTTGKLGEVMQESIQAAMSFVKARAPAYGVKPSIFARKDIHVHLPEGAVPKDGPSAGIGMVTAMISTLTGVPVRRDVAMTGEVTLRGRVLPIGGLKEKLLAALRGGITTVLIPAENEKDLAELPVAVKDGLEIVPVAHVDEVLSRALVEPLQAIEWTDADEHAAEPPVHPGVGEPGAAVRH